Proteins encoded together in one Ipomoea triloba cultivar NCNSP0323 chromosome 4, ASM357664v1 window:
- the LOC116015738 gene encoding uncharacterized protein LOC116015738, protein MPFIDALGEMPRYAKFLKDLLSNKKRLAETTTVVLGEECSAILHKNVPRKLKDTGSFTIPCNIGGTTFNRALADLGASINLMSFALYRQLNLGTLKPTRMSIQLADRSTKYPRGIVEDVLVRVDKFIFPMDFVILDMDPDVEIPLILGRPFLATARALIDVGEGKLVIRVGDESASFDVTKIMKYPLDGDECFFVDYVHDEIDYLCEVPKAKKHDFNWEFSEETVGNDGDEFDEFGKEFDDGNEK, encoded by the exons ATGCCGTTCATTGATGCACTAGGAGAAATGCCGaggtatgccaaattccttaaagatcttTTATCTAACAAAAAGAGATTGGCTGAAACTACTACTGTTGTGCTAGGAGAAgaatgttctgctatattacataagaatgtgcctagaaaattaaaagatacTGGAAGCTTTACTATCccttgtaatataggaggaacGACTTTTAATAGAGCCTTGGCAGACCTAGGTGCTAGCATCAATCTAATGTCATTCGCATTATATCGACAATTGAATCTAGGAACTCTTAAGCCTACACGCATGAGCATTCAATTAGCTGATCGATCCACCAAGTACCCtaggggtatagtggaagatgttttagtcCGAGtcgataaatttatttttccaatGGACTTTGTGATTTTAGATATGGACCCAGATGTggagattcctctcatcttgggcAGACCTTTCTTGGCGACTGCTAGAGCCTTAATAGATGTGGGGGAAGGCAAACTCGTTATTCGTGTAGGAGACGAGTCTGCCAGCTTCGACGTGACCAAAATTATGAAATACCCTCTAGATGGTGATGAATGCTTTTTCgttgattatgtgcatgatgaaattgattatctGTGTGAAGTGCCCAAAGCCAAGAAgcatgattttaattgggaat TCTCGGAGGAAACGGTTGGAAATGAtggggatgaatttgatgaatttgggAAGGAATTTGATGATGGGAATGAGAAATGA